In Streptomyces alboniger, the following are encoded in one genomic region:
- a CDS encoding ATP-binding protein: protein MKQSAAKTLGVAALGAAFAAAGAGAANAAAGLPDVTSALGPVSSILPLDQAAKTLPAGAPQSLAAAQGAIAGGLTAVQPTLDKVTSSAMPPAAKGAAAPATAAPATAAPVPTSPVGELLGGVPVGGVPLGGSAINGLPLG, encoded by the coding sequence ATGAAGCAGTCTGCTGCCAAGACCCTCGGTGTCGCCGCTCTCGGTGCCGCCTTCGCCGCCGCCGGTGCCGGTGCCGCGAACGCCGCCGCCGGTCTCCCTGACGTGACCTCGGCCCTGGGCCCGGTCAGCTCGATCCTCCCCCTGGACCAGGCTGCCAAGACGCTGCCCGCCGGCGCCCCCCAGTCGCTCGCCGCCGCGCAGGGCGCCATCGCCGGTGGCCTCACCGCCGTGCAGCCCACCCTCGACAAGGTGACCTCCTCCGCCATGCCGCCCGCGGCCAAGGGCGCCGCGGCTCCCGCCACCGCCGCCCCCGCCACCGCCGCCCCCGTCCCCACCTCCCCGGTCGGCGAGCTGCTCGGCGGCGTGCCCGTGGGCGGCGTGCCCCTCGGCGGCAGCGCCATCAACGGCCTGCCGCTCGGCTGA
- a CDS encoding STAS domain-containing protein, which produces MADSEANLIHVAGPLRPGDVPSLCEQVTAARHGPGDVICDVSAVTTADLTTVDAIARLHLAARRAGGGIRLRNPAPALLALLGLVGLVELLGLVVEMEGHPEQREPPLGVQEAVEAGDASL; this is translated from the coding sequence GTGGCCGATTCCGAAGCGAACCTCATCCATGTCGCGGGGCCCCTGCGCCCGGGCGACGTCCCGTCCCTGTGCGAGCAGGTCACGGCCGCCCGGCACGGGCCCGGAGACGTCATCTGTGATGTCTCCGCCGTCACCACCGCCGACCTCACCACCGTCGACGCCATCGCCCGCCTGCACCTCGCCGCCCGCAGGGCCGGGGGCGGGATCCGCCTGAGGAATCCCGCCCCCGCCCTGCTGGCACTGCTGGGCCTCGTCGGCCTTGTCGAACTGCTCGGGCTAGTCGTCGAGATGGAGGGGCACCCCGAACAGCGGGAACCACCGCTCGGTGTCCAGGAAGCAGTGGAAGCCGGCGATGCGTCCCTCTGA
- a CDS encoding LysR family transcriptional regulator — MPHQQRSQPRLSHNSDVEDIVTLLAPRLAYFAGVARTEHVTRAAQEMQIPQSTLSRALVRLEQDLGVDLFARRGRTVSLTPSGRTFLASVERALGEVERAAESVRADADPASGKVAFGFLHTMGSETVPGLIRAFRADHPRVRFSLVQNYGEAMLERLRAGELDLCLTSPVPDAPDLVARRLDEQRLRLVVPDDHRLAARKRIRLAEAADEAFVTLEPGYGLRRITDDLCQEAGFKPRVAFEGEEAETLRGLVAAGLGVALLPPPAVPRPGVVELTVTGQRAVREIGVAWLGGHPDTPPVAAFKEFLLSRKGKLLQQAGVHQPGPGGSSSPSGD, encoded by the coding sequence ATGCCGCATCAGCAGAGGTCACAGCCGCGCCTGTCACACAACAGTGACGTGGAGGACATCGTGACGCTGCTTGCGCCACGCCTCGCGTACTTCGCCGGCGTCGCCCGCACCGAGCACGTCACGCGCGCCGCGCAGGAGATGCAGATCCCCCAGTCGACGCTCTCCCGCGCACTCGTACGTCTCGAACAGGACCTCGGCGTCGACCTGTTCGCCCGCCGCGGCCGCACCGTCTCGCTCACCCCGTCCGGCCGCACCTTCCTCGCCTCGGTCGAGCGGGCGCTCGGCGAGGTGGAGCGCGCGGCCGAGTCGGTGCGCGCCGACGCCGACCCGGCCTCGGGAAAGGTCGCCTTCGGGTTCCTGCACACCATGGGCTCGGAGACCGTGCCCGGCCTGATCCGCGCCTTCCGCGCCGACCACCCCCGGGTGCGCTTCAGCCTCGTGCAGAACTACGGCGAGGCGATGCTGGAGCGCCTGCGCGCGGGCGAGCTGGACCTCTGCCTCACCTCTCCCGTGCCCGACGCCCCCGACCTGGTCGCCCGCCGCCTCGACGAGCAACGCCTGCGCCTGGTCGTGCCCGACGACCACCGCCTCGCCGCCCGCAAGCGGATCCGCCTCGCCGAGGCCGCCGACGAGGCCTTCGTGACCCTGGAGCCCGGCTACGGCCTGCGCCGCATCACGGACGACCTCTGCCAGGAGGCGGGCTTCAAGCCCCGCGTGGCCTTCGAGGGGGAGGAGGCGGAGACCCTGCGCGGCCTGGTGGCGGCGGGCCTGGGAGTGGCCCTGCTGCCCCCGCCGGCCGTACCCCGCCCGGGAGTCGTCGAACTGACGGTGACGGGCCAGCGGGCGGTACGGGAGATCGGCGTGGCCTGGCTGGGCGGTCACCCGGACACCCCGCCGGTGGCGGCGTTCAAGGAGTTCCTGCTGAGCAGAAAGGGAAAACTGCTTCAGCAGGCCGGCGTGCACCAGCCCGGCCCCGGCGGGAGTTCAAGCCCGTCCGGCGATTGA
- a CDS encoding thymidine phosphorylase yields MDVISVIRTKRDRGELTDEQIDWVIDAYTRGAVADEQMSALAMAILLNGMNRKEIARWTAAMIASGERMDFSSLSRPTADKHSTGGVGDKITLPLAPLVAACGAAVPQLSGRGLGHTGGTLDKLEAIPGWRALLSNEEMLNVLDGVGSVICAAGDGLAPADKKLYALRDVTGTVEAIPLIASSIMSKKIAEGTGSLVLDVKVGTGAFMKNIEDARELASTMVELGTDSGVRTVALLTDMSTPLGLTAGNALEVRESVEVLAGGGPADVVELTLALAREMLDAAGLKDADPAKALADGSAMDVWRRMIAAQGGDPDAELPVARERHVVTAPSSGVLTRLDAYDIGVAAWRLGAGRARKEDVVQAGAGVELHAKPGDSVEAGAPLMTLHTDTPERFAYALESVEGSYDIAPSGTDFSPGAIVLDRIG; encoded by the coding sequence ATGGACGTCATCTCCGTCATCCGCACCAAGCGCGACCGGGGCGAGCTGACCGATGAGCAGATCGACTGGGTCATCGACGCCTACACGCGCGGCGCGGTCGCCGACGAGCAGATGTCGGCCCTCGCGATGGCGATCCTGCTCAACGGCATGAACCGCAAGGAGATCGCCCGCTGGACCGCCGCGATGATCGCGTCCGGCGAGCGCATGGACTTCTCCTCGCTCTCCCGCCCCACCGCCGACAAGCACTCCACGGGCGGGGTCGGCGACAAGATCACGCTGCCGCTCGCCCCGCTGGTCGCCGCGTGCGGCGCGGCCGTCCCGCAGCTGTCGGGCCGCGGTCTCGGCCACACCGGCGGCACCCTGGACAAGCTGGAGGCCATCCCCGGCTGGCGCGCCCTGCTCTCCAACGAGGAGATGCTGAACGTCCTGGACGGCGTCGGCTCGGTGATCTGCGCGGCGGGCGACGGCCTGGCCCCCGCCGACAAGAAGCTCTACGCCCTGCGCGATGTCACCGGCACGGTGGAGGCGATCCCGCTGATCGCCTCCTCGATCATGTCCAAGAAGATCGCCGAGGGCACGGGCTCGCTCGTGCTCGACGTGAAGGTCGGCACCGGCGCCTTCATGAAGAACATCGAGGACGCGCGTGAACTGGCCTCCACGATGGTGGAGCTGGGCACGGACAGCGGCGTCCGCACGGTGGCCCTGCTCACCGACATGTCGACCCCGCTCGGCCTGACGGCGGGCAACGCCCTCGAAGTCCGCGAGTCGGTCGAGGTGCTGGCGGGCGGCGGCCCGGCGGATGTGGTGGAACTGACCCTGGCCCTCGCGCGCGAGATGCTGGACGCGGCCGGCCTGAAGGACGCCGACCCGGCGAAGGCGCTCGCGGACGGCTCGGCGATGGACGTATGGCGCCGGATGATCGCGGCGCAGGGCGGAGACCCGGACGCGGAGCTGCCGGTGGCACGGGAGCGGCACGTGGTGACGGCCCCGTCGTCGGGTGTCCTGACCCGCCTCGACGCGTACGACATCGGCGTCGCGGCCTGGCGCCTGGGCGCGGGCCGCGCGCGCAAGGAGGACGTGGTCCAGGCCGGCGCGGGCGTCGAGCTGCACGCCAAGCCGGGCGACTCCGTCGAGGCGGGCGCGCCCCTGATGACCCTGCACACGGACACGCCGGAGCGGTTCGCGTACGCGCTGGAGTCGGTGGAGGGGTCGTACGACATCGCGCCGTCGGGCACGGACTTCTCGCCGGGGGCGATCGTGCTGGACCGGATCGGCTAG
- a CDS encoding adenosine deaminase: MTSQTHTTGHTDRETPSAEQIRRAPKVLLHDHLDGGLRPGTIVDLARDCGYEGLPETDPDKLGIWFREAADSGSLERYLETFAHTCAVMQTKDALKRVAAECAVDLAEDGVVYAEIRYAPEQHLENGLTLEEVVEAVNEGFREGERRAKASGHRIRVGALLTAMRHAARALEIAELANRYRDLGVVGFDIAGAEAGFPPTRHLDAFEFLKRENNHFTIHAGEAFGLPSIWQALQWCGADRLGHGVRIIDDIEIADDGTVKLGRLASYVRDKRIPLELCPTSNLQTGAATSYAEHPIGLLRKLHFRATVNTDNRLMSGTSMSREFEHLVGTFGYTLDDMQWFTVNAMKSAFIPFDERLAMISDVIKPGYAELKSEWLFRQTVSTSASAGS; the protein is encoded by the coding sequence ATGACGAGCCAGACACACACGACCGGTCACACGGACCGTGAAACGCCCAGCGCCGAACAGATCCGCCGCGCCCCCAAGGTGCTCCTCCACGACCACCTCGACGGCGGCCTGCGCCCCGGCACGATCGTCGACCTCGCCCGCGACTGCGGCTACGAGGGACTGCCCGAGACCGACCCCGACAAGCTCGGGATCTGGTTCCGCGAGGCGGCCGACTCCGGTTCCCTGGAGCGCTATCTGGAGACCTTCGCCCACACCTGCGCGGTGATGCAGACGAAGGACGCCCTCAAGCGGGTGGCCGCCGAGTGCGCCGTAGACCTCGCCGAGGACGGCGTGGTCTACGCCGAGATCCGCTACGCCCCCGAGCAGCACCTGGAGAACGGCCTCACGCTCGAAGAGGTCGTCGAGGCGGTCAACGAAGGCTTCCGCGAGGGCGAGCGTCGCGCGAAGGCGAGCGGCCACCGCATCCGCGTCGGCGCGCTGCTCACCGCCATGCGGCACGCCGCCCGCGCGCTGGAGATCGCCGAGCTGGCCAACCGCTACCGCGATCTGGGCGTCGTCGGCTTCGACATCGCGGGCGCCGAGGCGGGCTTCCCTCCCACCCGCCACCTCGACGCCTTCGAGTTCCTCAAGCGCGAGAACAACCACTTCACGATCCACGCGGGTGAGGCCTTCGGCCTGCCGTCGATCTGGCAGGCCCTCCAGTGGTGCGGCGCCGACCGCCTCGGCCACGGCGTGCGCATCATCGACGACATCGAGATCGCCGACGACGGCACCGTCAAGCTCGGCCGCCTCGCGTCGTACGTACGGGACAAGCGCATCCCGCTGGAGCTCTGCCCGACGTCCAACCTCCAGACGGGTGCCGCCACCTCCTACGCCGAGCACCCCATCGGCCTCCTGCGCAAGCTGCACTTCCGAGCCACGGTGAACACCGACAACCGTCTGATGTCGGGCACCAGCATGAGCCGCGAATTCGAGCACCTGGTCGGCACGTTCGGCTACACGCTCGATGACATGCAATGGTTCACAGTCAATGCGATGAAATCAGCGTTCATTCCTTTCGATGAACGGCTGGCCATGATCAGTGATGTGATCAAGCCCGGCTATGCCGAGCTGAAGTCCGAATGGCTGTTCCGCCAGACGGTCTCGACCAGCGCGTCTGCCGGGAGCTAG
- a CDS encoding VanZ family protein, translating into MRQGSGGRTAAIRFRAAGGFLLVAHLLLVGWITLRPLDVPWVSAANLRPLAGIKADLALGGLQATRRIGEALLLLAPLGVLLPLAGGRLLVSPWGSLVRTVAAGALLSLGIELLQTGVPGQVVDIDSLLLNTLGVALAHVAVVPAVRARLRRRVDPEHVTALLREEAPQGSTPTIPRVGIAP; encoded by the coding sequence GTGCGTCAAGGCTCGGGCGGCCGTACTGCCGCCATCCGCTTCCGCGCGGCGGGAGGATTCCTCCTCGTCGCGCACCTTCTGCTCGTCGGATGGATCACGCTGCGTCCGCTGGACGTTCCCTGGGTGAGCGCCGCGAATCTGCGGCCGCTCGCCGGGATCAAGGCGGATCTGGCGCTCGGCGGCCTCCAGGCGACCCGCCGGATCGGCGAGGCCCTGCTGCTGCTCGCCCCGCTCGGCGTGCTGCTCCCACTGGCCGGCGGACGGCTCCTCGTCTCGCCGTGGGGTTCCCTGGTGCGTACGGTCGCCGCAGGTGCGCTGCTCTCGCTCGGCATCGAGCTGCTCCAGACCGGGGTGCCCGGGCAGGTCGTCGACATCGACTCGCTGCTCCTGAACACCCTCGGGGTCGCTCTGGCTCATGTGGCCGTGGTGCCCGCGGTGCGCGCCAGACTGCGTCGCCGTGTGGATCCGGAGCACGTCACGGCCCTCCTGCGGGAGGAGGCCCCTCAGGGGTCGACCCCGACGATTCCCAGGGTCGGGATCGCCCCGTAG
- a CDS encoding sigma-70 family RNA polymerase sigma factor, which produces MSDIAGTTADLDVTLEKYRVELTGYCYRMLGSAFEAEDAVQDTMVRAWRSFEKFEGRSSVRSWLYRIATNVCLDMLNAGNRRARPMDLTAAAPLAQAALTPRPDNTWLEPMPDARILPTPGDPAEAAVAKESVRLAFVAALQNLPPKQRAVLILREVLAWKASEVAELIDTSVASVNSALQRARATLAERPEDDTAVSDPLDEEQQKLLERYVAAFEGYDMAALTALLAEDAVMTMPPFDLWLRGTADITGFMSTMGAACANGRLLPVDVNGTPGFAQYKPDPDNGGFMPWSIQVIEISEGRIAGFHCFLDTERWFPLFGVPLHLDD; this is translated from the coding sequence ATGAGCGACATCGCAGGGACGACGGCCGATCTGGACGTCACGCTGGAGAAGTACCGGGTCGAGCTGACCGGGTACTGCTATCGGATGCTGGGCTCGGCCTTCGAGGCCGAGGACGCCGTGCAGGACACGATGGTGCGGGCCTGGCGCAGCTTCGAGAAGTTCGAGGGCCGCTCCAGCGTCCGCTCATGGCTGTACAGAATCGCGACCAACGTCTGCCTGGACATGCTGAACGCGGGCAACCGCCGCGCCCGCCCCATGGACCTGACAGCCGCCGCCCCGCTGGCGCAGGCGGCGCTCACCCCGCGTCCGGACAACACCTGGCTGGAGCCGATGCCCGACGCCCGCATCCTGCCGACGCCGGGTGACCCCGCCGAGGCCGCCGTCGCCAAGGAGTCGGTGCGCCTGGCCTTCGTCGCGGCCCTCCAGAACCTGCCGCCCAAGCAGCGGGCGGTGCTGATCCTGCGCGAGGTCCTCGCCTGGAAGGCCAGCGAGGTCGCCGAGCTGATCGACACCTCCGTCGCCTCGGTGAACAGCGCGCTCCAGCGGGCCCGCGCCACCCTCGCCGAGCGGCCGGAGGACGACACGGCCGTCTCCGATCCGCTGGACGAGGAGCAGCAGAAGCTCCTGGAGCGCTATGTCGCCGCCTTCGAGGGGTACGACATGGCAGCGCTGACCGCGCTGCTCGCCGAGGACGCCGTCATGACGATGCCGCCGTTCGACCTGTGGCTGCGCGGCACGGCGGACATCACCGGCTTCATGTCCACGATGGGCGCCGCGTGTGCCAACGGCCGCCTGCTGCCGGTGGACGTGAACGGCACGCCGGGCTTCGCGCAGTACAAGCCCGACCCCGACAACGGCGGCTTCATGCCCTGGTCGATCCAGGTCATCGAGATCTCAGAGGGACGCATCGCCGGCTTCCACTGCTTCCTGGACACCGAGCGGTGGTTCCCGCTGTTCGGGGTGCCCCTCCATCTCGACGACTAG
- a CDS encoding Uma2 family endonuclease, whose amino-acid sequence MSALTVGHGSGQDWDDLVRLWEEMEWPEGSKVEIIEGVITVSPSPANRHNLVTEKVQRLLYSVLPDDWGVFQTLSVAVPSKLGMFIPDLVVIPLAEVEAPGTYVPAGAAELVVEVTSPSNARHDRISKPAAYAAAGVPLYLLIDRWASGGPTITLYGEPRGDVYRVLRACKFGEPIKLPEPFDLDLDTSAFPQD is encoded by the coding sequence ATGAGCGCACTCACCGTAGGCCACGGATCGGGGCAGGACTGGGACGACCTCGTCCGGCTCTGGGAGGAGATGGAGTGGCCCGAGGGCAGCAAGGTGGAGATCATCGAAGGGGTCATCACCGTGTCGCCTAGCCCGGCCAATCGCCACAATCTCGTCACGGAGAAGGTGCAGCGCCTGTTGTACTCCGTGCTTCCGGATGACTGGGGCGTCTTTCAGACCCTGTCCGTCGCCGTGCCCTCGAAGCTCGGCATGTTCATCCCCGACCTCGTTGTGATCCCCCTCGCGGAAGTGGAAGCTCCGGGGACGTATGTTCCGGCCGGTGCCGCCGAACTCGTGGTCGAGGTGACGTCCCCCTCCAACGCCCGCCACGACCGCATCAGCAAGCCCGCCGCCTACGCCGCCGCCGGCGTCCCCCTCTACCTCCTCATCGACCGCTGGGCCTCCGGCGGCCCCACCATCACCCTGTACGGCGAGCCCAGGGGCGATGTCTACCGAGTCCTGAGGGCCTGCAAGTTCGGCGAGCCCATCAAGCTCCCCGAGCCTTTCGACCTGGACCTCGACACGAGCGCGTTCCCCCAGGACTGA
- a CDS encoding PspC domain-containing protein has translation MTALTRPTHGRMIGGVCASLAKRFGTSATTMRVIFVASCLLPGPQFLLYLALWFLLPDESKTRNAW, from the coding sequence ATGACCGCCCTTACCCGCCCCACCCACGGCCGGATGATCGGCGGAGTGTGCGCCTCCCTGGCCAAGCGCTTCGGCACTTCCGCGACCACGATGCGCGTGATCTTCGTGGCGTCCTGCCTGCTCCCCGGCCCGCAGTTCCTGCTCTACCTCGCCCTGTGGTTCCTGCTGCCGGACGAGAGCAAGACCCGTAACGCCTGGTGA
- a CDS encoding sensor histidine kinase gives MTKAQDKLRGLPAARKALLAGLRFTSLRLRLVLVFGLVALTAAVSASGIAYWLNREAVLTRAQDAALKDFRQQMQTRAGALRANPTQEELQAAAGQMANSSQGYSVLLVAEKEGGGRIVGYSDLDAFTFAKVPGSLQKAVTEKQELNSGNDSPYHLYWQRTVDHGTPYLVGGATVIGGGPTGYMLKSLEPEAKDLSSLGWSLAIATGLALIGSALLAQAAATTVLKPVHRLGVAARRLGEGKLDTRLRVSGTDELADLSRTFNRTAENLEKKVADMSAREEASRRFVADMSHELRTPLTAITAVTEVLEEELDAETGSVDPMIEPAVRLVVSETRRLGDLVENLMEVTRFDAGTARLVLDDVDIADQITACIDARAWLDAVELDAERGITARLDPRRLDVILANLIGNALKHGGSPVEVSVRLEDTKLVISVRDHGPGIPEDVLPHVFDRFYKASASRPRSEGSGLGLSIALENAHIHGGDISAANCPKGGAVFTLWLPCDSESDGEDCARDTARDEDGSEDRVEGGQA, from the coding sequence ACTGGCTCAACCGCGAGGCCGTGCTGACGCGCGCCCAGGACGCGGCGCTCAAGGACTTCCGGCAGCAGATGCAGACCCGCGCGGGCGCGCTGCGCGCCAACCCGACGCAGGAGGAACTCCAGGCGGCCGCCGGGCAGATGGCCAACAGCAGCCAGGGCTACAGCGTGCTCCTGGTCGCCGAGAAGGAGGGCGGCGGCCGGATCGTCGGATACTCCGACCTGGACGCGTTCACCTTCGCCAAGGTGCCGGGTTCGCTGCAAAAGGCCGTCACCGAGAAGCAGGAGCTCAACTCCGGCAACGACAGCCCCTACCACCTGTACTGGCAGCGGACCGTCGACCACGGAACCCCGTACCTGGTCGGCGGCGCCACGGTGATCGGCGGCGGCCCGACCGGCTACATGCTCAAGTCCCTCGAACCGGAGGCCAAGGACCTCAGTTCGCTGGGCTGGTCCCTCGCCATCGCCACCGGTCTGGCGCTGATCGGCTCCGCGCTGCTCGCGCAGGCCGCCGCGACGACCGTACTCAAACCCGTGCACCGCCTGGGCGTCGCCGCGCGCCGGCTCGGCGAGGGCAAGCTCGACACGCGCCTGCGGGTGTCCGGCACCGACGAACTCGCCGATCTCTCAAGGACGTTCAACAGGACCGCCGAGAACCTAGAGAAGAAGGTCGCCGACATGAGCGCCCGCGAGGAGGCGTCCCGGCGGTTCGTCGCCGACATGTCGCACGAGCTGCGTACGCCGTTGACGGCGATCACCGCGGTGACCGAGGTCCTGGAGGAGGAGCTGGACGCGGAGACCGGTTCCGTCGACCCGATGATCGAGCCCGCCGTACGGCTCGTGGTGAGCGAGACGCGCCGCCTGGGCGATCTCGTGGAGAACCTCATGGAGGTCACCCGCTTCGACGCGGGCACCGCGCGGCTCGTCCTGGACGACGTCGACATCGCCGACCAGATCACCGCCTGCATCGACGCGCGCGCCTGGCTGGACGCGGTGGAGCTGGACGCCGAGCGCGGCATCACCGCCCGGCTCGACCCGCGCCGCCTGGACGTCATCCTGGCCAACCTCATCGGCAACGCCCTCAAGCACGGCGGTTCCCCGGTCGAGGTCTCGGTGCGGCTCGAGGACACGAAGCTCGTCATCTCCGTACGCGATCACGGCCCCGGCATCCCCGAGGACGTCCTGCCGCACGTCTTCGACCGCTTCTACAAGGCGAGCGCGTCCCGGCCGCGGTCCGAGGGCAGCGGACTGGGGCTTTCCATCGCCCTGGAGAACGCGCACATCCACGGCGGGGACATCTCCGCGGCCAACTGCCCCAAGGGCGGCGCCGTCTTCACGCTGTGGCTGCCGTGCGACAGCGAGAGCGACGGGGAGGACTGCGCGCGGGACACGGCCCGCGACGAGGACGGTAGCGAGGACCGTGTCGAGGGAGGCCAGGCGTGA
- a CDS encoding MFS transporter — protein sequence MPPASSGASATHAVALTPSSPAADSRLTPGGPGYRRMSFALFLAGVATFALLYSTQALLPLLSADFGASASTASWTVSAATGALALLVLPLSALSERFGRRAVMTASLTVAVVVGLLIPFAPSVEVLIALRAVQGAALAGLPASAMAFLAEEVRPKALVGAIGMFVAGNSIGGMSGRIVTGWAAQAWGWRAALAVVGVLAVLCAVAFRALLPAPRHFTPGSLSPKSLARTVRTHLSNPLLCRLYAIGALFMTVFGAVYTVIGYRLTEAPFSLPQGVIGSIFLVYLVGTVSSAAAGKLVARLGRRGALYLAVGTTAGGLLLSLSASLVLVLLGLVLITAGFFAGHAVASSSVSRTATTGRAQASALYQSAYYLGSSAGGTLGAVAFHAGGWGGTVALGLLAVTGVVSVTVWGSHVARVERRRGLVARSC from the coding sequence ATGCCTCCTGCCAGTAGCGGGGCGTCCGCCACCCATGCGGTCGCCCTCACTCCGTCATCCCCTGCCGCCGATTCCCGTCTGACACCGGGCGGTCCCGGCTACCGCCGGATGAGCTTCGCGCTCTTCCTCGCGGGCGTCGCGACCTTCGCCCTCCTCTACTCCACGCAGGCCCTGCTGCCGCTGCTCTCCGCCGACTTCGGCGCGAGCGCGAGCACGGCGAGCTGGACGGTCTCGGCGGCCACGGGCGCACTGGCTCTCCTCGTCCTTCCGCTGAGCGCGCTCAGCGAGCGCTTCGGGCGGCGTGCGGTGATGACCGCGTCCCTGACCGTCGCGGTGGTGGTCGGGCTCCTCATCCCCTTCGCCCCGTCGGTCGAGGTGCTCATCGCGCTGCGCGCGGTGCAGGGCGCGGCCCTCGCCGGGCTTCCGGCGTCCGCGATGGCGTTCCTCGCCGAGGAGGTGCGGCCCAAGGCGCTGGTCGGGGCGATCGGCATGTTCGTGGCGGGCAACTCCATCGGCGGCATGAGCGGGCGCATCGTCACGGGCTGGGCCGCGCAGGCCTGGGGCTGGCGCGCGGCGCTCGCCGTCGTCGGCGTCCTCGCGGTGCTGTGCGCGGTCGCCTTCCGCGCGCTGCTGCCCGCGCCGCGGCACTTCACGCCGGGCTCGCTCAGCCCCAAGTCCCTCGCGCGCACGGTGCGTACGCATCTGTCCAACCCGCTTCTGTGCAGGCTGTACGCGATCGGCGCGCTGTTCATGACCGTCTTCGGCGCGGTGTACACGGTGATCGGATACCGGCTCACCGAGGCGCCGTTCTCGCTCCCCCAGGGCGTCATCGGCTCGATCTTCCTCGTCTACCTCGTCGGTACGGTCTCCTCCGCGGCGGCCGGAAAGCTCGTGGCGCGGCTCGGGCGGCGCGGGGCGCTGTACCTGGCGGTGGGCACGACGGCGGGCGGGCTGCTGCTGTCCCTCTCGGCCTCGCTGGTCCTGGTGCTGCTGGGGCTCGTGCTGATCACCGCGGGGTTCTTCGCGGGGCACGCGGTCGCGTCCTCGTCGGTGAGCCGTACGGCCACCACCGGGCGGGCGCAGGCGTCGGCGCTCTACCAGTCCGCGTACTACCTGGGCTCCAGCGCGGGCGGCACGCTCGGCGCCGTCGCCTTCCACGCGGGCGGCTGGGGCGGGACCGTGGCGCTCGGTCTGCTCGCGGTGACCGGCGTCGTGTCGGTGACGGTGTGGGGCTCCCACGTGGCGCGGGTGGAGCGGCGTCGGGGGCTGGTGGCCCGCTCCTGCTGA
- a CDS encoding cytidine deaminase — MTTAAQDTDWDALREAAREAMSRAYAPYSGFPVGAAALVDDGRTVSGCNVENASYGLGLCAECGLVSQLQLTGGGRLTHFTCVDGKGEILMPCGRCRQLLYEFGGPELLLETASGVRTLADMLPDAFGPQHLN, encoded by the coding sequence GTGACGACTGCCGCCCAGGACACCGACTGGGACGCCCTGCGGGAAGCCGCGCGCGAGGCCATGTCCCGCGCGTACGCGCCCTACTCGGGGTTCCCGGTCGGCGCCGCGGCGCTGGTGGACGACGGCAGGACGGTCTCCGGCTGCAACGTCGAGAACGCCTCCTACGGCCTCGGCCTGTGCGCCGAGTGCGGCCTGGTCTCGCAGCTCCAGCTGACCGGCGGCGGCCGCCTCACCCACTTCACGTGCGTGGACGGCAAGGGCGAGATCCTGATGCCCTGCGGCCGCTGCCGCCAGCTGCTCTACGAGTTCGGGGGCCCGGAGCTGCTCCTGGAGACGGCCTCGGGCGTGCGCACGCTCGCGGACATGCTCCCCGACGCGTTCGGCCCGCAGCACCTCAACTGA
- a CDS encoding alpha/beta hydrolase, translating into MAQQGTAGPAGTPRLGRVIKAAPSAVGGVALLLPGGAETSTRRPSPLAAGAVRALGRRLAHDGRADGLAAHVVRYRCRGWNGAQAQLAEDTAWAADEVVRLYGDVPVCLAGVDMGGRAALRAAGHRAVNSVLAIAPWLPEDDMAAPPEPVKQLAGRRVLIVHGTNDERTDPELSFRLAERAKKTNRDVCRFEVHSDGHRLHQHQDEVLALASDFVRGTLFGTDFARPLEDALAAPPPLGLRMPLASGFGRSLRR; encoded by the coding sequence ATGGCACAGCAAGGGACGGCGGGGCCCGCGGGCACGCCGAGGCTCGGGCGAGTGATCAAAGCGGCCCCTTCGGCGGTGGGCGGCGTGGCCCTTCTGCTGCCCGGCGGCGCCGAGACCTCCACGCGCAGACCCTCGCCGCTGGCCGCCGGCGCCGTGCGCGCGCTGGGGCGCAGGCTGGCCCACGACGGGCGGGCGGACGGGCTCGCCGCGCATGTCGTGCGCTACCGCTGCCGGGGTTGGAACGGCGCGCAGGCCCAGCTCGCCGAGGACACGGCCTGGGCGGCGGACGAGGTCGTACGCCTCTACGGCGATGTCCCCGTCTGCCTGGCCGGGGTGGACATGGGCGGCCGGGCGGCGCTGCGGGCGGCCGGGCACCGCGCGGTCAACTCCGTGCTCGCCATCGCCCCTTGGCTGCCCGAGGACGACATGGCGGCGCCGCCCGAGCCGGTGAAGCAGCTCGCGGGGCGGCGGGTTCTGATCGTGCACGGCACGAACGACGAGCGGACCGATCCCGAGCTGTCGTTCCGGCTGGCGGAGCGGGCGAAGAAGACGAACCGTGACGTGTGCCGGTTCGAGGTGCACTCCGACGGGCACCGGCTTCATCAGCACCAGGACGAAGTCCTCGCGCTGGCCTCGGACTTCGTGCGGGGGACGCTCTTCGGTACGGATTTCGCGCGGCCGTTGGAGGACGCGTTGGCCGCGCCGCCGCCCTTGGGGTTGCGGATGCCGCTCGCCTCGGGGTTCGGGCGGTCGCTTCGGCGGTGA